One window of Sulfurospirillum sp. 1612 genomic DNA carries:
- the urtD gene encoding urea ABC transporter ATP-binding protein UrtD — protein MFFLKSNNADNVGKLESGERILYLDNVTVSFDGFKALNALSLTVNYRELRCIIGANGAGKSTMMDVITGKTKPQTGDVIFGRAVNLLEMDEPSIAEIGIGRKFQKPTVFDGHSISENLELAMKADKRFFKTLFAKMSGDEKDKIEKVMELIGLQDFYNKKASILSHGQKQWLEIGMLVIQEPKLLLVDEPVAGMTPAEVEKTGEILTNLAKTNSVVVVEHDMEFIRSIAKKVTVLHEGSVLAEGPITSIQENEKVRKVYLGE, from the coding sequence ATGTTCTTTCTTAAATCCAATAATGCCGACAATGTCGGAAAACTAGAAAGTGGAGAGCGTATCTTGTATCTGGATAATGTCACCGTGAGTTTTGATGGTTTTAAAGCACTCAATGCGCTGAGTTTAACCGTCAATTACCGAGAACTTCGATGCATCATCGGCGCTAATGGCGCGGGAAAATCCACTATGATGGATGTGATTACCGGCAAAACGAAACCCCAAACCGGAGATGTGATATTTGGGCGAGCGGTCAATCTCCTTGAGATGGATGAGCCTTCAATCGCGGAGATAGGCATCGGTAGAAAATTCCAAAAACCAACCGTGTTTGATGGACACAGTATTTCTGAAAATTTGGAACTTGCTATGAAAGCAGACAAAAGATTTTTTAAAACCTTATTTGCTAAAATGAGTGGAGACGAAAAAGATAAAATCGAAAAAGTGATGGAATTAATCGGATTACAAGATTTTTATAACAAAAAAGCCAGTATTCTCTCACACGGCCAGAAACAGTGGCTGGAAATTGGCATGCTCGTCATCCAAGAACCAAAGCTCCTACTTGTAGATGAACCTGTGGCTGGCATGACACCCGCTGAGGTTGAGAAAACCGGTGAAATCTTAACCAATCTCGCCAAAACCAATAGCGTCGTGGTCGTCGAACATGACATGGAATTTATCCGAAGTATCGCCAAAAAAGTAACGGTATTACATGAAGGCTCTGTCCTAGCAGAAGGGCCAATAACCAGCATCCAAGAGAATGAAAAAGTTAGAAAAGTATATTTAGGTGAGTGA
- the urtE gene encoding urea ABC transporter ATP-binding subunit UrtE, whose amino-acid sequence MLKINKANQFYGESHTLWDLSLEIKPAKCTCIMGRNGVGKTTLTKVIMGLLPIKSGVILYEGDDISKLGSDKRAGLGIGYVPQGREIFSNLSVKENLEIGLLGNRNNLRKVPDKIYELFPVLKEMLKRKGGDLSGGQQQQLAIARALCLEPKLLILDEPSEGIQPNIVQQIGGVIDYLTKEEKLTVVLVEQKLPFARKHGDEFYIIERGKTVANGEIAALSDSLIKQFLSV is encoded by the coding sequence ATGTTAAAAATAAATAAAGCCAATCAATTTTATGGAGAAAGTCACACTTTGTGGGATCTAAGCTTGGAGATAAAACCTGCAAAATGTACTTGTATCATGGGAAGAAATGGCGTGGGAAAAACAACGCTCACCAAAGTCATCATGGGATTGCTCCCCATAAAAAGCGGTGTAATTTTATATGAAGGAGATGATATCTCAAAACTAGGTTCTGATAAAAGAGCGGGGCTGGGAATCGGATATGTGCCACAAGGCAGGGAGATTTTCTCGAACCTATCCGTCAAAGAAAATCTTGAGATTGGATTACTAGGCAATCGAAATAATCTCAGAAAAGTGCCCGATAAGATTTATGAACTCTTTCCTGTTTTAAAAGAGATGTTGAAGCGAAAAGGCGGCGATCTTAGTGGAGGACAGCAGCAGCAACTCGCCATCGCCCGAGCCTTATGTCTGGAACCAAAACTTTTGATACTAGATGAACCCTCAGAGGGAATCCAACCCAACATCGTCCAACAAATCGGAGGCGTCATCGACTATCTCACCAAAGAAGAGAAACTGACCGTCGTATTGGTTGAGCAAAAATTACCCTTTGCAAGAAAACATGGCGATGAATTTTATATCATCGAACGCGGTAAAACAGTTGCAAATGGAGAAATAGCAGCATTAAGTGATTCTCTAATCAAACAGTTTTTGTCGGTATAA
- a CDS encoding urease accessory protein UreD: protein MSIALEFKENIFRLTKLKLPARYYHFCDEENYIKLLCVGEGIFPGDKWRTKIALENSSVIFSTESATKVYPSTQEFSINTIALSLNNSNCEFINDELILYKSSKLIQFLKIHADKESTFFYTDILSSGRSFENFDFTSMQIRNKFFIDGVLEYYENFDISGAHIRNYLQRHETKMLIFAKLYIKTGTNDAFLDTLALQGFQSFSYTKTKKMIIGTMSAENMYIIKNKINKVWNIYRNTLNKSKFNLGKP from the coding sequence ATGAGCATCGCTTTAGAGTTCAAAGAGAATATATTTAGACTCACAAAACTCAAACTTCCTGCACGATATTATCACTTTTGTGATGAAGAAAACTACATCAAACTCCTATGTGTCGGAGAAGGAATCTTTCCTGGTGACAAGTGGCGTACTAAAATAGCGTTGGAGAATTCAAGCGTGATTTTTTCAACAGAATCGGCAACAAAAGTCTACCCCTCAACCCAAGAATTTAGTATCAATACTATCGCCTTATCTCTCAATAATTCAAATTGTGAATTTATCAATGATGAGTTGATTTTATATAAAAGTTCAAAATTGATTCAATTTCTAAAAATCCATGCCGATAAAGAATCCACCTTCTTTTATACCGATATTTTAAGTTCCGGCCGAAGCTTTGAAAATTTTGATTTTACTTCGATGCAGATTCGTAACAAATTTTTTATAGACGGAGTGCTGGAGTATTATGAAAATTTTGATATCAGTGGTGCTCATATACGAAATTATCTGCAACGCCATGAGACAAAAATGCTGATATTTGCTAAATTATATATAAAAACTGGCACTAATGATGCTTTTTTAGATACCTTGGCACTACAAGGTTTTCAATCATTTAGTTATACTAAAACAAAGAAAATGATTATCGGTACGATGAGTGCAGAAAATATGTATATCATAAAAAATAAAATCAACAAGGTCTGGAATATTTACAGAAATACGCTGAATAAAAGTAAATTTAATCTGGGCAAACCGTAG
- a CDS encoding urease subunit gamma has product MFLTNKEQEKLMIYTASKLAHERKNKGLKLNYPEAVAIISSFILEGAREGKSVSELMVSATQILKEEDVMEGVPSMMETVQTEATFDDGTKLVTVHNPIPAKKSELTPEEYFIDDGEIELNVGNETISIEVENRGDRPIQVGSHYHFFEVNAFLFFDREQAYGKRLGIASGTSVRFEPGSLKKVDLVDFTGKRYISGFNGLVEGYLDDKDTKERALKRLATFLGEAK; this is encoded by the coding sequence ATGTTTTTAACCAACAAAGAACAAGAAAAACTGATGATTTATACCGCATCAAAGCTAGCACATGAGCGTAAGAACAAAGGGTTAAAGCTCAACTACCCCGAAGCTGTAGCAATCATTAGCTCTTTTATACTCGAAGGCGCTAGAGAAGGCAAAAGCGTGAGTGAACTCATGGTGAGTGCCACACAGATTTTAAAAGAAGAAGATGTCATGGAGGGAGTACCTTCGATGATGGAAACCGTACAAACTGAAGCCACTTTTGATGATGGCACGAAACTGGTCACTGTCCACAATCCAATTCCGGCAAAGAAATCTGAACTCACACCGGAAGAGTATTTTATAGACGATGGAGAAATCGAACTCAATGTTGGAAATGAAACAATTAGCATCGAAGTGGAAAACCGCGGTGATCGACCGATTCAAGTCGGCTCACATTACCACTTTTTTGAAGTCAACGCCTTTTTATTTTTTGATAGAGAACAAGCTTATGGCAAAAGACTGGGCATCGCTTCAGGAACTTCTGTACGGTTTGAGCCCGGATCCCTTAAAAAAGTCGACTTGGTAGACTTCACAGGAAAACGATACATCAGTGGATTCAATGGCTTAGTAGAGGGCTATTTGGATGATAAAGACACAAAAGAGCGCGCCTTAAAGCGCTTGGCAACATTTTTGGGAGAAGCAAAATGA
- the ureC gene encoding urease subunit alpha translates to MKLSKQKYAAMYGPTTGDRFRLADTALIACIEKDFTIYGEESKFGGGKTIRDGMSQSPTATNTADLIITNAVIIDYSGIYKADIGIKNGKISAIGKSGNPNNCDGITEGLEIGAETEILSAEGKIITAGGIDAHIHFISPGQIDEAFSSGITTMIGGGTGPNTGTNATTCTPGAWNIHKMIESIDDLPLNFGFMGKGNSSNYDALKSQVEAGAMGLKLHEDWGSTPNAINTCLKVADELDVQVAIHTDTLNESGFVDNTINAFKNRTIHTFHSEGAGGGHAPDIMKVAGLDNILPSSTNPTLPYTKNTIEEHLDMLMVCHHLSAKIPEDVSFAESRIRGKTIAAEDVLHDMGAISMTSSDSQAMGRVGEVIIRTWQVADSMKKQRGALKGDSEQNDNNRIKRYIAKYTINPAIACGISEHVGSVEVGKMADLVLWDRAFFGVKPNLIIKGGFVALSIMGDANASIPTPEPNLYRPMFGSLGKAASRTSAIFVSKVSLDKGLSKKLQIDKVMIPVKNTRNISKKDMKLNDFIGDIQVDPETYDVKVNGELIESNPMEALPLTKKYFLF, encoded by the coding sequence ATGAAACTATCAAAACAAAAATATGCTGCAATGTATGGTCCCACTACGGGAGATCGATTTCGTCTCGCCGATACTGCTTTGATTGCGTGTATTGAAAAAGATTTTACGATTTATGGCGAAGAGAGCAAGTTTGGGGGCGGAAAGACCATACGAGATGGGATGAGCCAATCTCCCACGGCCACCAATACCGCTGATCTCATTATCACTAATGCTGTGATTATCGACTATAGTGGAATTTATAAAGCAGATATCGGCATCAAAAATGGCAAAATCTCAGCGATAGGCAAAAGTGGTAACCCGAACAATTGTGATGGCATCACAGAAGGCTTAGAGATTGGGGCAGAGACTGAAATCCTCTCCGCTGAGGGTAAAATCATCACAGCCGGCGGCATCGATGCACACATCCATTTCATCTCTCCAGGACAAATCGATGAAGCCTTTTCAAGTGGCATCACCACGATGATTGGGGGAGGCACGGGGCCTAACACGGGAACCAATGCCACGACTTGTACCCCCGGAGCGTGGAATATCCATAAGATGATTGAATCTATCGATGATCTACCGCTCAATTTTGGTTTTATGGGCAAAGGAAACAGTAGCAATTATGACGCTTTAAAATCACAAGTCGAAGCCGGTGCAATGGGGCTAAAACTCCATGAAGATTGGGGTAGCACGCCCAATGCCATCAATACCTGTTTAAAAGTCGCAGACGAACTTGATGTTCAAGTGGCCATCCACACGGACACACTCAATGAGTCGGGTTTTGTTGACAATACAATCAACGCTTTTAAAAACCGAACCATCCACACCTTTCATTCAGAAGGTGCCGGAGGAGGCCATGCCCCTGATATTATGAAAGTTGCAGGTCTGGACAATATCCTACCCTCTTCTACCAATCCAACCCTCCCTTATACAAAAAACACCATAGAAGAGCACCTTGACATGTTGATGGTATGTCATCACTTGAGCGCAAAGATCCCTGAAGATGTCAGCTTTGCAGAATCAAGAATCAGAGGCAAAACCATTGCTGCTGAAGATGTCTTACATGACATGGGAGCAATTTCGATGACAAGTTCGGATTCGCAAGCGATGGGACGCGTGGGTGAAGTGATTATCAGAACGTGGCAGGTAGCTGATAGTATGAAAAAACAACGCGGTGCACTCAAAGGAGATAGTGAACAAAACGACAACAATCGAATCAAGAGATACATCGCAAAATACACTATCAACCCCGCAATCGCTTGTGGTATCAGTGAACATGTCGGCAGTGTAGAAGTAGGGAAGATGGCCGATCTTGTGCTTTGGGATCGCGCATTTTTTGGAGTCAAACCCAATCTCATCATCAAAGGCGGATTTGTGGCACTCAGTATCATGGGGGATGCCAATGCTTCTATCCCTACACCTGAGCCCAATCTGTATCGGCCGATGTTTGGAAGCTTGGGCAAAGCAGCATCAAGAACCAGTGCTATTTTTGTCTCAAAAGTTTCATTAGATAAGGGATTAAGCAAAAAGTTGCAAATCGACAAAGTGATGATTCCAGTGAAAAATACTCGAAATATCAGTAAAAAAGATATGAAGTTAAATGATTTTATCGGAGATATCCAAGTCGATCCTGAAACTTACGATGTCAAAGTCAATGGGGAATTAATCGAATCCAATCCAATGGAGGCATTGCCCTTAACCAAAAAATACTTTTTATTTTAG
- a CDS encoding urease accessory protein UreE, protein MIKKVTEIIKTTKADDRVQLSWFDMQKPNLSAVTNTGVAFIIKAKFTHLHVNDVLVCEDGYKIEVKKIEDALYILEFSNHVTFAKAAYEIGNRHQPIMIDDYKITVLIDQSIDDIIASLSTDPQVSIRKTKGYFHPNGKSHHSH, encoded by the coding sequence ATGATAAAAAAAGTCACAGAGATAATAAAAACAACCAAAGCAGATGACCGTGTGCAACTGAGCTGGTTTGATATGCAAAAACCAAACCTGAGTGCGGTAACCAATACCGGTGTCGCCTTTATCATCAAGGCAAAATTCACCCATCTCCATGTGAATGATGTCTTAGTGTGTGAGGATGGATATAAAATAGAAGTGAAAAAAATAGAAGATGCGCTCTACATCTTAGAATTTAGCAATCATGTAACTTTTGCAAAAGCAGCTTATGAGATTGGGAATCGTCATCAGCCCATCATGATAGATGATTATAAAATCACCGTTTTAATTGACCAATCCATCGACGATATCATCGCCTCTCTTTCCACAGATCCCCAGGTGAGCATCAGAAAAACGAAAGGATATTTTCATCCCAATGGAAAATCACACCATTCACACTAA
- a CDS encoding urease accessory protein UreF, translated as MENHTIHTKALSRLVQIFDGSFPSGSFVHSFGLEPHVLLDVINDAQSLKAYLLNLILDQYQKFEFAYVKNAYKNLQNDKLERIIKEDARYTSMQSYEIARASRDLGSNYLKHINFDIKKKIVKDYFKAVRMGSAEGNELMILSAYAYELDVDCDTFLLLWCKKNIVNIAYASLKISRIKPSQIQKLLFEFDDLLAELIANSAENISNFNPLFEEIIFQHKNLEPKLFAT; from the coding sequence ATGGAAAATCACACCATTCACACTAAGGCGCTCAGTCGTCTCGTGCAAATCTTCGATGGCTCTTTCCCTTCTGGTAGTTTTGTGCACTCATTTGGGCTGGAACCCCATGTACTCTTAGATGTCATAAATGATGCACAAAGTCTCAAAGCCTATCTTTTAAACTTGATTTTAGATCAATATCAAAAATTTGAGTTTGCTTATGTCAAAAACGCATATAAAAATCTTCAAAACGATAAATTAGAGCGCATTATCAAAGAAGATGCGAGATATACCTCAATGCAAAGTTACGAGATTGCGCGTGCATCGCGTGATTTGGGAAGTAATTATCTCAAACATATCAATTTTGATATCAAGAAAAAAATCGTGAAAGATTATTTTAAAGCAGTGCGTATGGGTAGCGCAGAGGGCAATGAGCTGATGATATTAAGTGCTTACGCCTACGAATTGGATGTCGATTGCGATACTTTTTTGCTTTTGTGGTGCAAAAAAAACATCGTCAATATCGCTTATGCCTCGCTAAAAATCTCCCGCATCAAACCCTCGCAAATTCAAAAACTCCTTTTTGAGTTTGATGATTTACTTGCAGAACTGATCGCAAATAGCGCAGAAAATATCAGCAATTTTAATCCACTGTTTGAAGAGATTATTTTCCAACATAAAAATTTAGAACCAAAATTATTTGCAACATAA
- the ureG gene encoding urease accessory protein UreG — MSVKIGIAGPVGSGKTSIIESLTNRLKDTYKIGIVTNDIYTLEDANYLKKRLPEHHDMILGVETGGCPHTAIRDDISMNEKACQELEAKFNPDIIFVESGGDNLSATFSYELIDYYLYVIDVAQGGDIPRKKGAGLLFCDLLVINKTDLAPYVDVDLTIMEHDVRENRKNKPYVFICNKEKESLEKIKEWIFALID, encoded by the coding sequence ATGAGCGTAAAAATAGGCATCGCAGGTCCCGTTGGAAGCGGTAAAACTTCCATCATCGAATCCTTAACCAACAGGCTAAAAGATACATACAAGATAGGTATCGTCACCAATGATATTTACACACTTGAGGATGCAAACTACCTAAAAAAAAGACTTCCAGAACATCATGATATGATACTAGGCGTCGAAACCGGAGGATGCCCACATACGGCCATAAGAGATGATATCTCGATGAATGAAAAAGCTTGTCAAGAACTCGAAGCAAAATTTAACCCTGATATCATTTTTGTAGAAAGTGGTGGCGATAATCTCTCTGCTACTTTTTCATATGAATTGATTGATTATTATCTCTATGTTATCGATGTGGCGCAAGGCGGTGATATCCCGAGAAAAAAAGGTGCGGGACTACTTTTTTGTGATCTGTTAGTCATCAATAAAACCGACCTGGCCCCATATGTCGATGTGGATTTAACTATAATGGAGCACGATGTCAGAGAAAACAGGAAAAATAAACCCTATGTTTTTATATGTAATAAAGAAAAAGAAAGCCTTGAAAAAATAAAAGAGTGGATCTTCGCACTGATTGATTAA
- a CDS encoding MFS transporter: protein MMKTIMPITAIVALRFMGLFIVLPVLSVYALGLKGSNEFLVGITIGGYALTQMVLQVPFGMLSDRIGRKITIAIGLVIFIIGSLICGFSTDIYMLMFGRFVQGAGAIGAVAIAMISDMVREEVRAKAMAVMGSSIALSFAFSMMAGPLIGGYWGVDKLFFIVALLTIVAIVVLFTKVANPPKIQHQYDNSERQLLQIMKNKDLMRMNITNMLQKGMMTLAFLVIPIIMQKEFGWEKKDLWMVYIPAMVFGILAMAPAAIIGEKYHKAKEMLMVGIGFFALSYTLMGYSHTATFFIIGVILFFIGFNMHEPLMQSMASKYPRIHQKGAALGIFNSFGYIGTFIGGVFGGYFLQHYGMKEIAWVIVIIAIAWLFLIKNITNPKINKNLYINLDSIDISKAEKLHDIDGIVEWYQNESDRILIVKHNTLKTNKEEIEAFLGIKS, encoded by the coding sequence ATGATGAAAACTATTATGCCAATCACGGCAATTGTTGCGCTTAGATTTATGGGACTTTTTATCGTATTGCCCGTACTATCAGTATATGCACTAGGTTTAAAAGGCTCAAATGAATTTTTAGTCGGTATTACCATCGGGGGATATGCCCTCACCCAAATGGTACTCCAAGTTCCCTTTGGTATGTTATCAGATAGAATCGGGAGAAAAATCACCATCGCCATCGGCTTGGTCATCTTTATCATCGGGTCATTGATTTGTGGATTTTCAACCGATATCTATATGCTCATGTTTGGTCGCTTTGTACAAGGTGCCGGAGCTATCGGTGCGGTAGCGATTGCGATGATTAGCGATATGGTACGAGAAGAAGTCCGAGCCAAAGCGATGGCTGTCATGGGCAGTTCAATCGCGCTCTCGTTTGCTTTTTCTATGATGGCAGGCCCTTTGATAGGCGGATATTGGGGCGTTGATAAACTCTTCTTTATCGTGGCTCTTTTAACGATTGTTGCTATTGTCGTGCTCTTTACAAAAGTAGCGAACCCTCCCAAAATACAACACCAATATGACAACAGTGAGCGTCAATTGCTACAAATCATGAAAAACAAAGATTTGATGCGCATGAATATCACCAACATGCTACAAAAAGGGATGATGACATTGGCTTTTTTGGTCATTCCTATTATCATGCAAAAAGAGTTCGGTTGGGAAAAAAAGGATCTGTGGATGGTCTATATTCCTGCGATGGTTTTTGGGATTTTGGCAATGGCACCGGCTGCAATTATCGGTGAAAAATACCACAAAGCCAAAGAAATGTTGATGGTAGGAATCGGATTTTTTGCTCTGAGTTATACATTGATGGGCTACTCTCATACTGCCACATTTTTTATTATAGGAGTTATTTTATTTTTTATCGGCTTTAATATGCACGAACCGTTGATGCAATCTATGGCAAGTAAATATCCAAGAATCCACCAAAAAGGAGCAGCCCTTGGTATATTCAACTCTTTTGGTTATATCGGTACCTTTATCGGTGGGGTATTTGGTGGTTATTTTTTACAACATTATGGGATGAAAGAGATTGCTTGGGTAATCGTCATCATCGCTATAGCATGGTTATTTCTAATCAAAAACATCACCAACCCAAAAATCAACAAAAATCTTTATATTAATCTTGATAGTATCGACATCAGCAAGGCTGAAAAACTTCATGACATTGATGGTATCGTAGAGTGGTATCAAAATGAAAGTGATCGTATCCTCATCGTAAAACACAACACTCTCAAAACCAATAAAGAAGAAATCGAAGCGTTTTTAGGCATTAAGTCATAA
- a CDS encoding YqaA family protein: MSLGAATLLPGGSEAFFLYKLQQEPQLQYQFLGVATLGNTLGSCINYLLGRYLSELAISKSYFNHKSVQKAKNIFNRYGFISLLFSWMPIIGDPITFVAGLFRYSWMKFVLFVTVAKCLRYSFLLYLWMRI, from the coding sequence ATTTCATTAGGCGCTGCCACCTTATTACCCGGTGGTAGCGAAGCTTTTTTTTTATACAAATTACAACAAGAACCACAACTTCAATACCAATTTTTAGGGGTTGCAACCCTCGGCAACACGCTGGGTTCTTGCATCAACTATCTTTTAGGCCGGTACCTCAGTGAGCTGGCCATCTCAAAATCCTATTTTAACCACAAATCCGTCCAAAAAGCTAAAAATATCTTTAACCGATATGGTTTTATCTCCCTGCTCTTTTCTTGGATGCCTATTATCGGAGATCCCATCACTTTTGTTGCGGGACTTTTTAGATATTCTTGGATGAAATTTGTGCTATTTGTTACTGTAGCAAAATGTCTTAGATACAGCTTTTTACTCTATTTATGGATGCGTATATAG